The following are from one region of the Cytobacillus firmus genome:
- a CDS encoding DinB family protein, with product MEQTIFDHMEKVRGITEKSIRRIPEEMADIIPEGFNNSIRWNFGHIAFVQEKLVFGISGKKMNVPVNYERLFGAGTKPADWFEAPPSFKEIASVFTEQKPRIKTFLHGRMDQKLPSPFTNRGGITFYTTGEAFLFGFYHEAIHMETIKQIYRSIINKG from the coding sequence TTGGAACAGACAATTTTTGATCATATGGAAAAAGTGCGTGGCATTACAGAAAAATCAATCAGACGGATTCCAGAAGAAATGGCTGATATCATACCAGAAGGATTTAACAATAGTATCCGCTGGAACTTCGGGCATATTGCATTTGTCCAGGAAAAGCTTGTCTTTGGAATATCAGGTAAAAAAATGAACGTCCCAGTGAACTATGAACGGTTATTTGGCGCTGGAACTAAGCCTGCCGATTGGTTCGAGGCACCGCCTTCATTCAAGGAAATTGCGTCCGTCTTTACCGAACAAAAACCCAGGATAAAGACATTTCTTCATGGGCGTATGGATCAAAAACTGCCAAGTCCCTTTACAAACCGCGGCGGCATTACCTTTTACACAACCGGAGAGGCTTTTTTATTCGGCTTTTACCATGAAGCCATTCATATGGAGACTATTAAACAGATTTATCGTTCAATTATAAATAAAGGCTGA
- a CDS encoding AraC family transcriptional regulator — translation MQIKDFKVDESLKELTSHRTVVMPVACYETKIADHIQGKVPLHWHEEIQFILTLKGEAMVQVNEEKFAVKEGDCLFINSGCLHSTEDISGDCVYICLNVSPHFLLPQELFSSYISAYISATNLPGLILKGNEEWENNIIDSILEIRKLIHENSPFYEIDTASLLTFIWQQLIRNGFQREYSQTEAEKHSRMKEMLNWIHEHYAEKVILSDIAKAGRLSNSECCRYFKKILRTTPINYLIQHRLQKSLSLLQEPGSNVTEVAYKVGFNSSSYFIEKFRNAMNMTPLAYKKKRH, via the coding sequence TTGCAGATTAAAGATTTTAAAGTGGATGAAAGCCTGAAGGAATTGACGAGCCACAGGACAGTGGTGATGCCTGTCGCGTGCTACGAGACGAAGATCGCAGATCATATTCAAGGCAAAGTTCCTTTGCATTGGCATGAGGAAATTCAATTTATCCTGACCCTTAAAGGAGAAGCCATGGTTCAAGTCAATGAAGAGAAATTTGCGGTTAAAGAAGGAGACTGCCTGTTCATCAATAGCGGGTGCCTTCATTCAACCGAGGATATTAGCGGAGATTGCGTGTACATTTGTTTAAATGTCTCCCCTCATTTCCTGCTTCCCCAGGAATTGTTCAGCAGCTATATTTCTGCGTATATTTCAGCAACAAATCTTCCAGGCCTAATTTTGAAGGGTAATGAAGAATGGGAAAACAATATAATAGACAGCATCCTGGAAATCAGGAAATTAATTCATGAGAATTCACCATTTTATGAGATTGATACAGCCAGTCTGCTCACATTCATTTGGCAGCAGTTAATCCGAAACGGATTCCAGCGGGAATACAGCCAGACTGAGGCTGAAAAACACAGTCGGATGAAGGAAATGCTGAATTGGATCCATGAGCATTATGCTGAAAAAGTCATCCTAAGTGATATTGCCAAAGCCGGCAGACTGAGCAATTCTGAATGCTGCAGATACTTTAAAAAGATTCTCAGGACGACACCCATTAATTACCTGATTCAGCACCGCCTGCAAAAAAGCCTCTCCCTGCTTCAGGAGCCGGGTTCGAATGTAACTGAGGTTGCGTATAAAGTAGGCTTTAACAGCAGCAGTTATTTTATTGAAAAATTCCGTAATGCGATGAATATGACACCTTTGGCTTATAAAAAGAAGCGGCATTGA
- a CDS encoding DMT family transporter: protein MKGRSRSTGLLLVIFGASFWGVGGTVAQKLFQEFGISVDWLVTARLLIAGVLLLAVQFLLKDSSQVFGVWKNKKAAIMLLIFGLAGMLAVQYTYMASIHHGNAAVATLLQYLAPAMIIIYLVLRKQSVFTRQDLVTVSLALAGCFLLLTNGSVSQLSVPSPAIVWGVLSGVALAFYTLYAVPLLKEYDSLVVVGWAMVIGGFALSFIHPPWEMDFGSLKAEAFLYLVFVIIFGTMLAFWFYIESLQTLSPTETSLLSSLEPLAAVFTTVIWLNEPFGLFQWAGTACIFGMILLLALSKKKPAKTSDSAENEEPLRVS, encoded by the coding sequence ATGAAAGGACGTTCAAGGAGTACGGGTTTATTGCTCGTTATTTTTGGAGCTTCATTCTGGGGTGTTGGCGGAACTGTTGCCCAAAAGCTTTTTCAGGAATTCGGCATCTCAGTTGATTGGCTTGTCACAGCCCGGCTTCTGATCGCTGGTGTGCTACTCTTAGCCGTACAATTTTTGCTGAAGGATAGCTCACAGGTGTTTGGAGTGTGGAAGAATAAAAAAGCAGCTATCATGCTTTTGATTTTTGGCCTGGCGGGAATGCTGGCCGTACAGTATACCTATATGGCTTCCATTCACCATGGCAATGCGGCTGTTGCCACGCTGCTTCAATATTTGGCACCAGCTATGATTATCATTTATCTGGTCCTGCGTAAGCAATCGGTGTTTACAAGACAGGATTTGGTGACCGTGTCCCTTGCTTTAGCGGGGTGCTTTCTTCTATTGACCAATGGTTCTGTTTCTCAGCTGTCCGTACCCTCACCTGCGATTGTATGGGGAGTTCTATCCGGTGTGGCACTGGCGTTTTATACGTTGTATGCCGTCCCGCTGCTGAAGGAGTATGATTCCCTTGTCGTGGTTGGCTGGGCGATGGTGATTGGCGGATTTGCATTGAGTTTCATCCATCCCCCATGGGAAATGGATTTCGGCAGCTTAAAGGCTGAAGCATTCCTGTATTTGGTTTTCGTTATTATTTTTGGAACGATGCTTGCGTTCTGGTTCTACATTGAAAGTCTCCAAACGCTGTCTCCGACCGAAACCAGTCTTTTAAGCAGCCTCGAGCCGCTTGCCGCAGTATTTACGACGGTTATCTGGCTGAACGAACCATTCGGCCTATTTCAATGGGCGGGTACTGCCTGTATTTTTGGCATGATTCTGCTGCTGGCTTTGAGTAAGAAAAAACCGGCAAAAACCAGTGATTCTGCTGAAAATGAAGAACCATTAAGAGTGAGCTGA
- a CDS encoding LLM class flavin-dependent oxidoreductase, protein MTNIQIPVSVLNLAPIREGKDSRQAIEDLVDLAQATEEMGYKRYWIAEHHNTPTLVSSATAILIKHALEHTKTIRVGSGGIMLPNHAPLVVAEQFGTMATIYPDRVDLGLGRAPGTDMMTANALRRSKNDSVYTFPEDVKQLLTYFGPLEEQSYVKAHPGVETNIPIYILGSSTDSAYLAAELGLPYVFASHFAPRWMEDAIRIYRANFKPSQYLDKPYMMICLNVIAAETDEEAEFLSTTMKQFFLNVVRGTSMKLSPPVEDLDSIWNPMEKEAAEGMSSVTLMGSKETVKGQLEQFQSMYNVEEIMAVSYIYDEEKQKRSYEILKEITDGK, encoded by the coding sequence ATGACGAATATACAAATACCTGTTTCTGTTTTAAACCTTGCCCCGATACGAGAGGGGAAGGACAGCAGGCAGGCCATCGAAGATCTTGTTGATCTGGCCCAGGCAACAGAGGAAATGGGCTACAAACGCTATTGGATAGCGGAGCACCATAATACCCCGACACTGGTTAGTTCTGCCACGGCTATTTTAATAAAACATGCATTGGAGCATACTAAAACGATTCGCGTTGGCTCCGGCGGAATAATGCTGCCGAATCATGCGCCATTAGTGGTTGCCGAGCAATTCGGCACGATGGCGACCATTTATCCGGATCGGGTCGATTTGGGCCTCGGAAGGGCACCTGGTACGGATATGATGACGGCTAATGCGCTTCGCCGTTCAAAAAATGATTCTGTTTATACATTCCCTGAGGATGTGAAGCAGCTGCTGACATACTTTGGTCCTTTAGAGGAGCAGAGTTATGTAAAAGCACACCCGGGTGTTGAAACGAACATTCCCATTTATATTCTTGGTTCTTCGACAGATTCAGCGTATTTGGCTGCTGAGCTGGGGCTTCCATATGTGTTTGCTTCACACTTTGCTCCAAGGTGGATGGAGGACGCCATCCGGATCTACCGTGCCAACTTTAAGCCTTCGCAGTATCTGGATAAACCATATATGATGATCTGCTTAAATGTCATTGCAGCAGAAACGGATGAGGAAGCGGAATTCCTGTCCACAACGATGAAACAGTTTTTCCTGAATGTCGTCAGAGGAACTTCCATGAAATTGAGCCCTCCGGTCGAGGATCTGGACTCCATCTGGAACCCAATGGAGAAGGAAGCCGCAGAGGGGATGTCAAGCGTCACCCTGATGGGCAGCAAAGAAACTGTCAAAGGACAGCTGGAGCAGTTCCAGAGCATGTACAATGTGGAGGAAATCATGGCAGTTTCCTATATTTATGACGAAGAAAAACAAAAACGTTCCTATGAAATATTGAAAGAAATTACAGACGGCAAATGA